From the Candidatus Dadabacteria bacterium genome, one window contains:
- a CDS encoding bifunctional nuclease family protein, with product MFLEMKVSCIVADPFTDMPVVILNEEEGERSLPLWIGFEEASAIAMEIKKTPRPRPLTHDLLKNVIAATGYEVIEIEITELRENTFYARLRIKKDGEELLVDSRPSDAIAIALRTGCRIMVDEEVLKAALSVKVGDKGQSAGDVLEDIPDEDFGKYKM from the coding sequence ATGTTTCTTGAGATGAAGGTTTCCTGCATAGTCGCCGACCCGTTTACCGATATGCCTGTCGTTATTCTGAATGAAGAGGAAGGGGAAAGAAGTCTTCCTCTCTGGATAGGATTCGAGGAGGCAAGCGCCATAGCAATGGAGATCAAAAAAACTCCGAGACCAAGACCCCTCACCCACGATCTTCTGAAAAACGTAATCGCCGCCACAGGCTATGAGGTCATTGAAATAGAGATCACGGAACTACGGGAAAACACCTTTTACGCCCGCCTTCGTATAAAAAAAGACGGAGAGGAACTCCTGGTGGATTCCCGCCCGAGCGACGCCATAGCGATAGCGCTCAGGACCGGGTGCCGCATCATGGTCGACGAAGAGGTGCTAAAGGCCGCTCTCAGTGTAAAAGTCGGGGATAAGGGCCAAAGCGCGGGCGATGTCCTCGAAGACATACCGGATGAGGATTTCGGCAAGTACAAGATGTGA
- the miaB gene encoding tRNA (N6-isopentenyl adenosine(37)-C2)-methylthiotransferase MiaB → MKTNTLYLETYGCQMNEYDSDRIQNALGASITENPKEADIVIVNTCAIREKADQKALSSLGRFKHLKAKNPELIVGVSGCVAQLYGEELIRRMPHLDFVLGPRAIPQLPQLIEEIKEKKSRPVETSFDVQEPFDILPYHEEGKPTAFVSIQQGCNKKCAYCIVPTVRGSEVNRPLEDIIAEARHLIAKGVKEITLIGQTVNSWKLGGLKFGDLLRVLGELDGLERIRFTTSYPRDITKKMVEAMADIPKVCRHIHLPVQSGSDKVLRLMNRTYSRSWYIDSVNRLRDAMPDIAVSSDIIVGFPGETEDDFEETMSLVEQVGFDSSFSFKYSPRPGTVGEELWRSGERVEDSTAGQRLARLQEYQRAVTLAKNAQRIGKSEQVLVEDASRNDSSWLSGRTEHNRIVNFPGEKELIGKMVDVRITEGLANSLRGQYLN, encoded by the coding sequence ATGAAGACCAATACCCTTTACCTTGAAACCTACGGTTGCCAGATGAACGAGTATGACTCGGACAGGATACAGAACGCCCTCGGCGCCAGTATCACCGAAAACCCAAAAGAGGCCGACATAGTTATCGTAAACACGTGCGCCATACGGGAAAAGGCCGATCAGAAGGCCCTTAGCAGCCTTGGGCGCTTCAAGCACCTTAAGGCAAAAAACCCGGAGCTTATAGTCGGCGTGTCCGGGTGCGTGGCACAGCTCTACGGAGAGGAACTCATCCGCAGGATGCCGCATCTTGATTTCGTGCTCGGACCCAGGGCAATTCCGCAACTCCCGCAGCTTATAGAAGAGATAAAAGAGAAGAAATCGAGGCCCGTCGAGACGTCCTTTGACGTGCAGGAACCTTTCGACATCCTCCCCTACCACGAGGAGGGAAAACCCACGGCATTTGTGTCCATACAGCAGGGATGCAACAAAAAATGCGCTTACTGCATAGTGCCCACGGTAAGGGGCTCCGAGGTTAACAGACCCCTCGAGGACATAATCGCCGAAGCCCGGCACCTTATAGCAAAGGGAGTGAAGGAAATAACCCTCATAGGACAGACGGTGAATTCGTGGAAACTCGGCGGGCTTAAGTTCGGGGACCTGCTTCGGGTGCTCGGGGAGCTTGACGGTCTTGAGAGAATAAGGTTTACGACCTCTTATCCGAGAGACATAACGAAAAAAATGGTGGAGGCAATGGCAGACATACCCAAGGTATGCCGCCACATTCATCTGCCCGTGCAGTCGGGCTCAGACAAGGTGCTGAGGCTCATGAACAGGACCTACTCAAGGAGCTGGTACATAGATTCCGTTAACAGGCTCAGGGACGCCATGCCGGACATAGCCGTGTCTTCTGATATAATAGTAGGGTTCCCCGGGGAAACAGAAGATGACTTCGAGGAGACGATGAGCCTTGTCGAACAAGTGGGGTTCGACAGTTCCTTTTCATTTAAATACTCACCGCGCCCCGGAACGGTGGGGGAGGAGCTTTGGAGATCAGGAGAAAGGGTGGAAGACTCGACGGCAGGCCAGAGGCTCGCGCGCCTTCAGGAATATCAGCGGGCAGTTACTCTTGCGAAGAACGCACAGAGGATAGGCAAATCCGAGCAGGTGCTGGTTGAGGATGCGAGCAGAAATGACTCCTCGTGGCTTTCTGGGAGAACCGAACACAACAGGATAGTGAATTTCCCCGGAGAAAAAGAGCTTATCGGAAAAATGGTGGACGTAAGGATAACTGAAGGACTTGCGAATTCGCTTAGAGGACAATATCTGAATTAA
- the uvrC gene encoding excinuclease ABC subunit UvrC: protein MREKILELSRSFPATTGVYIMKGPGGTPVYIGKAKNLRARVMSYFQGGSDRGQIPYLVREVDSINYVVTEGESEALFIENSLIKRHKPKYNIRLKDDKTFSSLRLSVGERFPRLSRTRRIRDDGALYFGPFASGKFLKNTVNLVHRLFPLRDCTQSKFERHSTRPCLNYFMKLCSGPCAGKISEEDYGELVHQATSFLRGERKKLMRMIRKMMERASEEGRYENAAYYRDQLVSLKENAEIEKVTSSRFEDMDIVGFYRDSENYEFTVLLSRGGSVVDKLDFSVKSPHGDEAECVREFLGRFYFSDHYIPKRVLLPLSIRDREGYSEWLTEKKGKRVYVETPQRGAKSELVRFAMKNARESFARKAEEKAKQGTLLRGIRKSTGIKRVPYAIECFDISNIQGHQTVASLVRFRNAKPERDRYRRYRITATSGQDDFRSMYEVVYRRALRVGDDNWDLPDLMLIDGGKGQLNAAYAALRDCGVENELDLASIAKTEGRGGIDRIYVHGKGEPCDFSSNKKGVYFLMRVRDEAHRFAITYHRELRKGKTLASQMDGVPGIGKKRKLLLLNHFGSVEKIKGATTEELASIKGMTKQAARNVKKFLR from the coding sequence ATGCGCGAAAAGATTCTTGAACTCTCCAGATCATTTCCCGCCACTACAGGGGTCTATATAATGAAGGGTCCGGGTGGTACCCCGGTCTACATAGGCAAGGCCAAGAATCTTCGTGCCCGGGTGATGTCCTATTTCCAGGGGGGAAGCGACAGGGGACAGATACCGTATCTGGTAAGGGAAGTCGACTCGATCAATTACGTGGTGACCGAGGGGGAAAGCGAAGCCCTTTTCATCGAGAACTCCCTTATAAAGCGTCACAAACCGAAGTACAACATACGTCTTAAGGACGACAAGACGTTTTCGTCTCTTCGCCTCTCGGTGGGAGAGAGGTTCCCTAGGCTTTCGCGCACAAGGAGAATACGGGACGACGGGGCGCTTTATTTCGGTCCGTTCGCCTCGGGCAAATTCCTTAAGAACACGGTGAACCTCGTCCACAGGCTTTTTCCTCTCAGGGACTGCACTCAGAGCAAGTTCGAAAGGCACAGCACTCGCCCCTGTCTTAACTATTTTATGAAGCTTTGCTCGGGTCCCTGCGCGGGCAAGATCTCGGAGGAGGATTACGGGGAGCTCGTGCATCAGGCCACGTCATTTCTTCGGGGCGAGAGAAAAAAACTGATGAGAATGATCAGGAAGATGATGGAGAGAGCCTCAGAGGAGGGAAGGTATGAAAACGCCGCCTACTACAGGGATCAACTTGTAAGCCTGAAGGAAAACGCCGAGATAGAGAAGGTTACTTCCTCGAGGTTCGAAGACATGGACATAGTGGGTTTTTACAGGGACTCCGAGAACTACGAATTTACCGTCTTGCTCTCGAGGGGCGGCTCGGTGGTCGACAAGCTCGATTTTTCTGTAAAAAGCCCCCACGGCGATGAGGCGGAATGCGTGAGGGAATTTCTCGGCAGGTTTTATTTCTCTGATCACTATATTCCAAAGAGAGTTCTCTTGCCTCTTTCCATAAGGGACCGCGAGGGGTACTCGGAGTGGCTTACTGAGAAAAAGGGAAAGCGGGTTTATGTCGAGACTCCCCAGAGGGGAGCTAAGAGCGAACTCGTCCGCTTCGCGATGAAAAACGCGCGGGAGAGTTTTGCGAGAAAAGCCGAGGAAAAGGCCAAGCAGGGCACACTTCTTCGAGGCATAAGGAAGTCGACCGGGATAAAACGGGTTCCTTATGCCATAGAGTGCTTCGACATATCAAACATCCAGGGGCACCAGACGGTTGCTTCGCTCGTGAGGTTTCGAAACGCGAAGCCTGAGCGGGACAGGTACAGGAGGTACAGGATCACGGCCACCTCGGGCCAGGATGATTTCCGGTCGATGTACGAGGTCGTTTACAGGAGGGCTCTTCGGGTAGGAGATGATAACTGGGATCTTCCGGATCTCATGCTTATAGACGGGGGGAAGGGACAGCTCAATGCCGCCTACGCGGCGCTTCGAGACTGCGGTGTGGAAAACGAGCTTGATCTCGCCTCGATAGCGAAAACCGAGGGCCGGGGCGGAATCGACAGGATTTACGTGCATGGAAAGGGCGAACCTTGCGATTTTTCGTCAAACAAAAAGGGCGTTTACTTCCTGATGAGGGTAAGGGACGAGGCACACCGCTTCGCGATCACCTATCACAGGGAATTAAGGAAAGGCAAGACCCTGGCTTCTCAGATGGACGGCGTTCCGGGCATAGGAAAAAAGAGAAAACTCCTGCTTCTTAATCACTTCGGGAGCGTGGAGAAGATAAAAGGGGCCACCACCGAGGAACTCGCCTCCATAAAGGGGATGACGAAACAGGCCGCGCGCAACGTAAAGAAGTTTCTGCGTTAA
- the argF gene encoding ornithine carbamoyltransferase produces the protein MGRNLLAVSDLQKNEIREIIRRSGELKELKKQGESPRSLAGMSVGLLFEKQSTRTRLSFEAGLFDLGAQGIYMNPADTQLGRGETIADTAKILSSYLDGIIIRTYGQEKALELAENSTVPVINALTDLEHPTQIISDLFSISEQGINPEKFKLAFLGDGNNIANSFVAASAIMGFDLSLAVPPGYEPNPAIMGEASEQGNSEIEVTHDPASAVRDADVIYTDVWVSMGEEGKGTEIFRPFQLNEKLLSSCRKKPLIMHCLPAHRGEEITAGVMDSSSCIAFTQAENKLHAGKAILEFCLLDYLAS, from the coding sequence GTGGGTAGGAATCTTCTTGCCGTCTCAGACCTTCAAAAAAACGAGATCAGGGAAATAATCCGCCGCTCTGGCGAACTAAAGGAACTGAAAAAACAGGGTGAGAGCCCAAGAAGCCTCGCGGGCATGTCGGTGGGTCTTCTTTTTGAAAAACAGTCGACCAGAACGAGGCTTTCCTTCGAAGCGGGTCTTTTCGACCTGGGCGCCCAAGGGATTTACATGAATCCGGCGGATACCCAGCTCGGAAGGGGGGAGACCATAGCCGACACGGCGAAGATTCTCTCCTCTTACCTTGACGGGATAATAATAAGGACGTACGGACAGGAAAAAGCCCTCGAGCTTGCGGAGAACTCGACAGTCCCCGTGATAAACGCCCTTACCGACCTTGAACATCCGACGCAGATAATCTCCGATCTTTTTTCAATCTCGGAGCAGGGGATAAATCCCGAGAAGTTCAAGCTTGCTTTTCTCGGCGACGGAAACAATATCGCCAATTCCTTCGTGGCCGCCTCCGCGATAATGGGCTTTGACCTTTCGCTTGCGGTTCCCCCGGGATATGAACCCAACCCGGCGATTATGGGCGAAGCCTCCGAACAAGGAAACTCGGAAATCGAAGTCACCCACGACCCCGCCTCCGCGGTAAGGGACGCTGACGTGATCTACACCGACGTCTGGGTAAGCATGGGTGAAGAGGGAAAAGGCACCGAGATTTTCAGGCCCTTTCAGTTAAACGAGAAACTTCTTTCCTCCTGCCGCAAAAAGCCCCTGATAATGCACTGTCTTCCGGCTCACAGGGGAGAAGAGATAACCGCAGGAGTAATGGACAGTTCTAGCTGCATCGCCTTCACTCAGGCTGAGAACAAGCTTCACGCGGGAAAAGCCATACTTGAATTCTGCCTTCTTGATTACCTCGCATCCTAA
- a CDS encoding aspartate aminotransferase family protein, which yields MEDSRGKYLMETYSRLPITMRKGSGSWLWDTEGKKYLDYTAGIAVNNLGHCHPSITDAITSQAATLIHTSNLFNIENQSALSEMLVSNSFADKVFFCNSGTEAVEGSIKLARKWGAQNGGKFAVISTEGAFHGRTFGALSATESEKYREGFSPFLEGFHFAPYADPEAIARLASETNPCAVILEPVQGENGVIVPPPGYLKQVEEICGKSDMLLILDEIQVGMGRTGRLFAYEHEDVRPDIVALAKALGGGVPCGAVLAREDVAKHFTPGAHGSTFGGNPLAAGAACAAIETILRENLVERAGELGDYFLGKLEDVRKKYPEHIREVRGKGLIIGVEFSDGTFARDCFSASVKNGLLVILTVECVFRILPPLNTNKEEIDFAVAVIMKSIEEVVSSG from the coding sequence ATGGAAGACTCGCGGGGAAAATACCTGATGGAGACCTACAGCCGTCTTCCCATAACGATGCGGAAGGGAAGCGGTTCGTGGCTCTGGGATACGGAAGGGAAAAAGTATCTTGACTACACGGCCGGGATAGCCGTTAACAACCTCGGGCACTGTCACCCTAGTATCACGGACGCCATAACATCCCAGGCTGCCACTCTGATTCACACCTCAAACCTCTTTAACATAGAAAACCAGAGTGCACTCTCCGAGATGCTCGTTTCAAACTCGTTTGCGGACAAGGTGTTTTTCTGTAACAGCGGAACCGAAGCCGTTGAAGGCTCGATAAAGCTCGCCAGGAAATGGGGAGCGCAAAACGGCGGAAAATTCGCGGTCATTTCAACCGAAGGAGCCTTTCACGGAAGGACTTTCGGGGCGCTTAGCGCCACGGAATCTGAAAAATACAGGGAGGGGTTCTCCCCTTTCCTTGAAGGATTCCACTTCGCTCCCTACGCGGACCCCGAGGCGATAGCACGCCTGGCCTCGGAGACAAACCCCTGCGCGGTCATTCTCGAACCGGTGCAGGGAGAAAACGGAGTCATCGTTCCGCCCCCCGGGTATCTAAAGCAGGTAGAGGAGATATGTGGGAAAAGCGACATGTTGCTCATACTTGATGAGATTCAGGTCGGGATGGGAAGGACGGGAAGACTGTTTGCCTACGAGCACGAGGACGTAAGGCCCGACATAGTGGCACTCGCAAAGGCTCTCGGCGGCGGGGTGCCGTGTGGAGCGGTCCTGGCTAGGGAGGACGTGGCGAAGCACTTCACTCCCGGGGCCCACGGGAGCACTTTCGGTGGAAATCCCCTGGCCGCGGGGGCGGCCTGCGCCGCGATCGAAACGATACTTCGGGAAAATCTGGTCGAAAGAGCGGGGGAGCTCGGAGACTATTTTCTTGGCAAGCTTGAAGATGTCCGGAAAAAATATCCCGAGCATATAAGAGAGGTACGGGGAAAGGGGCTTATAATCGGGGTTGAGTTCTCAGACGGGACTTTCGCGCGGGACTGTTTTTCGGCCTCAGTTAAAAATGGGCTTCTAGTTATACTTACCGTTGAGTGTGTGTTTCGGATTCTTCCTCCGCTTAACACAAACAAAGAAGAGATTGACTTTGCCGTCGCTGTCATAATGAAATCCATCGAGGAGGTGGTTTCTAGTGGGTAG
- the argB gene encoding acetylglutamate kinase, whose amino-acid sequence MNSSAQRAEILVEALPYIEAFHGKTVVVKYGGSLAKTDLSNFVRDLILMKYVGIKPVVVHGGGPQIQEYLDTMGIKSDFIAGLRVTSREVMEVVEMVLVGKINQQIVTSINRHQMETVGLSGKEGKLIKAKKFDLHKFAAKHRIDIAEDADLGYVGEVQEVNPEVIRVLEGKDIIPIIAPIGLGEDGTTYNINADHVAGKIAGALRAAKLILLTNVDGILDKKGKLISSVTKKQAEKLIRDGTINSGMIPKVMCALEALEEGVSKVHIINGGVKRALILELLTDLGIGTEITL is encoded by the coding sequence ATGAACAGTTCAGCCCAGAGGGCGGAAATACTGGTTGAGGCCCTTCCCTACATAGAGGCGTTTCACGGCAAAACCGTCGTGGTCAAATACGGCGGAAGCTTAGCCAAGACGGATCTTTCAAATTTCGTGCGCGACCTCATACTGATGAAGTACGTCGGGATAAAACCGGTAGTAGTGCACGGAGGAGGACCCCAGATTCAGGAGTATCTCGACACTATGGGAATAAAATCCGACTTCATAGCCGGACTCCGCGTTACCAGCAGAGAGGTAATGGAAGTGGTCGAGATGGTGCTTGTCGGAAAGATAAACCAGCAGATCGTAACGTCGATAAACCGCCACCAGATGGAAACGGTGGGGCTCTCAGGCAAGGAAGGAAAGCTTATAAAAGCTAAAAAGTTCGACCTTCACAAATTCGCCGCCAAACACCGTATAGATATTGCCGAGGACGCAGACCTCGGCTACGTGGGCGAAGTTCAGGAAGTAAATCCCGAGGTAATCAGGGTGCTTGAAGGCAAAGATATCATTCCGATTATAGCTCCCATAGGGTTGGGGGAGGACGGAACCACCTACAACATAAATGCGGACCACGTGGCGGGGAAAATAGCGGGAGCGCTTCGCGCTGCAAAGCTCATACTGCTGACCAACGTTGACGGCATCCTAGACAAGAAAGGAAAACTCATATCCTCCGTGACTAAAAAGCAGGCTGAGAAACTTATCAGGGACGGGACGATAAACAGCGGAATGATCCCCAAGGTGATGTGCGCGCTTGAGGCTCTGGAAGAAGGGGTCAGCAAGGTGCACATAATAAACGGGGGAGTAAAAAGGGCTCTCATACTTGAGCTTCTTACAGATCTGGGAATAGGGACGGAGATAACCCTTTGA
- a CDS encoding TonB-dependent receptor, protein MVRRKFKSRLKALLGTFAVGAVLTLISGVSANAQDAFGVSSVLLEKITVTARKREEPIQNVPLSVTHFSSEQIDALKVRNLESLAVKMPNVALDDIGTVGGIANFSIRGLGINSSIPSVDPTVGVFVDGVYFGANIGGALFDTLDIESIEVLRGPQGILFGRNVTGGAILINTKKPGDTLEMSFRTSFEGGGESLNSYYMGTVGGPLGETVSARITAYTNQDNGWFKNLHTGKAFGDLDVRMVRPVLVWEPTDDLSLVLRYQYDSIDGDGPAAQNHANGFGVSNAAANFDRDSHDFSINNEGKRENEAHFFSAQMDWDVGFGNGTITNIFGWRDSETFSSVDLDASPLELMSAQAWSHYRQWSNELRYTGRFFERLNATAGVYYFSNKINYHEHRSLLTAAIAASGLPFPPGTDVSQFGGGNYDVETLGLFLSLDYDLTSQLTLTAGTRYTRDKRDGEIALIPTSSPLAPLPSCNIVEGPACEFDFIDEETWHSWSPKVGATYYISGEANVYGHWTRGFRSGGYNLRNLSPIHSPGPYDEETIDSFEAGFKVTKDRGRLYGAAFYNMIDDMQREINFPDPALGIVQLIDNTADVEAYGFELDGLFAIAENLFVIGSVGYVNPEYTKVKHDLNRDGTLDVKDLALELPRAAKWTYSVGLTHDTGAASWGRMTSRISYAYRDKSYFTDDNRGYILEQNILDAGIDIIPANGRFSIGLYGKNLLDEVKHGGDSTLPSTLGLPPLSAPLGGTFSPLAKGRIFGVQLTYRHKS, encoded by the coding sequence ATGGTTCGCAGAAAATTTAAATCCAGGTTAAAAGCACTCTTAGGCACTTTCGCTGTAGGCGCGGTTCTTACTCTTATAAGCGGCGTCTCGGCAAACGCCCAGGACGCATTCGGCGTAAGCAGCGTCCTGCTTGAGAAGATCACAGTCACGGCGCGGAAACGGGAAGAGCCGATTCAGAACGTTCCCCTCTCGGTAACACATTTCAGCTCCGAGCAGATCGACGCTCTTAAGGTAAGGAACCTTGAAAGTCTTGCTGTAAAGATGCCCAACGTCGCGCTTGACGACATCGGCACCGTTGGGGGAATCGCTAACTTCTCCATTCGCGGACTCGGGATAAACAGCTCCATACCGTCCGTTGACCCGACCGTGGGAGTGTTCGTCGACGGCGTGTATTTCGGGGCCAACATCGGCGGCGCCCTGTTCGACACGCTTGATATCGAGAGCATCGAGGTGCTTAGAGGTCCGCAGGGAATCCTTTTCGGGCGTAACGTGACCGGGGGCGCGATACTCATCAACACGAAGAAACCTGGAGACACTCTGGAGATGTCCTTTCGCACCTCTTTTGAGGGGGGAGGAGAGAGTCTCAACAGCTACTACATGGGCACGGTGGGAGGCCCTCTGGGCGAAACCGTTAGCGCCAGGATAACCGCGTACACAAACCAGGATAACGGCTGGTTCAAGAACCTCCACACCGGCAAAGCTTTCGGAGATTTAGACGTCCGAATGGTACGGCCGGTGCTCGTCTGGGAACCCACAGACGACCTGAGCTTGGTGCTCCGATACCAGTACGATAGCATCGACGGCGACGGCCCCGCGGCACAGAACCACGCAAACGGATTCGGCGTCTCAAACGCGGCGGCTAACTTTGACCGAGACAGCCACGACTTCAGCATCAATAATGAAGGCAAAAGAGAAAACGAAGCTCATTTTTTCAGCGCCCAGATGGACTGGGACGTAGGTTTTGGCAACGGCACGATAACAAACATTTTCGGCTGGCGCGATTCAGAAACCTTCTCGTCAGTTGATCTCGACGCCTCGCCGCTTGAATTAATGAGCGCGCAGGCATGGAGCCATTACAGGCAGTGGAGTAACGAACTGCGTTACACGGGCAGGTTTTTTGAAAGACTCAATGCTACCGCAGGAGTCTATTATTTCAGCAACAAGATCAACTACCACGAGCATCGATCTCTTCTTACCGCCGCTATTGCGGCATCGGGTCTTCCCTTCCCGCCAGGGACGGACGTGTCCCAGTTCGGAGGCGGAAACTACGACGTTGAAACTCTGGGCCTCTTCCTCTCTCTGGACTATGATCTTACAAGCCAGCTGACGCTCACCGCGGGTACCCGGTACACGCGTGACAAAAGAGATGGCGAAATAGCTTTGATTCCCACCAGCAGTCCCCTTGCGCCGCTACCGTCTTGCAATATCGTCGAAGGTCCCGCCTGCGAGTTTGATTTCATAGATGAGGAGACATGGCACAGCTGGTCGCCCAAGGTCGGCGCCACTTATTACATAAGCGGCGAAGCCAACGTTTACGGACACTGGACCAGAGGATTTCGCTCCGGAGGCTATAACCTTCGCAACCTTTCGCCCATCCACTCCCCGGGACCGTACGATGAAGAGACAATCGACAGCTTCGAGGCCGGATTCAAGGTCACAAAAGACCGCGGCCGTCTATACGGAGCAGCCTTCTACAACATGATTGATGACATGCAAAGGGAAATTAACTTTCCCGATCCAGCACTCGGTATAGTTCAGTTGATCGACAACACCGCCGATGTTGAGGCCTACGGCTTTGAGCTTGACGGCCTGTTCGCCATAGCGGAGAACCTGTTCGTGATCGGCTCCGTAGGGTACGTCAATCCCGAGTACACCAAAGTAAAACATGACCTTAATCGAGACGGGACTCTTGACGTAAAAGATCTGGCTTTAGAGCTTCCCCGCGCCGCGAAGTGGACTTACAGCGTGGGACTCACACACGACACGGGAGCAGCCAGCTGGGGGCGGATGACGTCCCGAATAAGCTACGCTTACCGCGACAAGTCATACTTCACCGATGACAACAGGGGCTATATACTGGAGCAGAACATACTTGACGCCGGGATTGACATCATTCCCGCAAACGGCCGGTTCTCAATCGGCCTTTACGGCAAGAACCTGCTTGACGAAGTCAAGCATGGGGGCGACAGCACGCTGCCCAGCACCTTGGGCCTTCCACCTCTGTCGGCACCTCTTGGCGGCACGTTCTCACCGCTTGCAAAAGGCAGGATCTTCGGAGTTCAGCTGACCTACCGGCACAAGAGCTGA
- a CDS encoding transglutaminase family protein, whose product MLLSIDHNTTYSYGKKVVLAPHIVRLCPRNGGGQMTHMFSLRTDPPEAGRSVNSDLDGNTTVTLWFMGEFDSLTINTSCVVETLRGNPFDFIVSDVRFLDLPMKYPSEQKAALRPYLAVSKKTALAVSPLRETILSQTMGKTTDFILSLCEHIHDNFPHVVREQGGPWSAERTLGEKRGSCRDLVELFAAVCRSTGLACRHVSGYALSARRKKGDELHAWAEVYIPGGGWRGYDPSSGLAVSDRHVAVASGPTHGLIAPVSGSFYGDGAEVELRFRVRVKKTGKREKKALGLL is encoded by the coding sequence GTGCTGCTTAGCATAGATCACAACACAACTTATTCCTATGGAAAAAAAGTGGTCCTAGCCCCTCACATCGTGAGGCTTTGCCCGAGAAACGGCGGGGGGCAAATGACTCATATGTTTTCGCTCAGGACGGATCCCCCCGAAGCAGGAAGAAGCGTGAACTCGGATCTTGACGGAAACACTACCGTTACCCTATGGTTTATGGGCGAGTTCGACAGTCTTACAATCAATACCAGTTGCGTTGTCGAGACGCTTCGGGGAAACCCTTTTGATTTCATAGTTTCCGACGTAAGGTTCCTTGATCTGCCGATGAAATACCCTAGCGAGCAGAAGGCAGCTCTTCGCCCGTACCTGGCGGTGAGCAAAAAAACGGCCCTAGCGGTCTCGCCACTTCGCGAAACGATTCTCTCGCAGACCATGGGAAAAACCACGGATTTTATTCTCTCGCTCTGTGAACACATACACGATAACTTTCCCCACGTTGTCAGGGAGCAGGGTGGCCCTTGGTCGGCAGAGAGAACCCTCGGGGAAAAAAGGGGGTCTTGCAGGGATCTCGTGGAGCTTTTCGCGGCCGTCTGTCGCTCGACGGGACTTGCGTGCAGGCACGTAAGCGGCTATGCGCTCAGCGCAAGAAGAAAAAAAGGAGACGAGCTTCACGCCTGGGCCGAGGTCTACATACCGGGCGGAGGATGGAGAGGCTATGATCCCTCTTCGGGTCTCGCAGTCTCAGACCGTCACGTCGCGGTCGCAAGCGGTCCCACCCACGGCCTCATCGCTCCCGTTTCAGGAAGTTTCTATGGGGACGGAGCCGAAGTCGAACTCCGGTTCCGTGTAAGGGTAAAAAAGACGGGGAAACGGGAGAAAAAAGCCCTAGGGCTTCTCTAG
- a CDS encoding peptidase has protein sequence MTFCVGMRLKEGIIGLADNLIITGNEAIRAKKVTTHRTGDKSFFLMTSGLRSARDKTITYLDESLEHSQESLDRLYKAVNIFSRELRRVKEEDGEALSKSGFTFNMYSIIGGQFENDPEPQLFLVYPQGNWINVGTTSPYVIIGESKYGKPIIKRTLTYDTSLDVALRIAYLAFDSSRINAIDVDFPIDIVVYRSNSFSLEQYRFNENELADISDWWQERLRKSAEEMPAEWVRKILNKSPKSAA, from the coding sequence ATGACTTTCTGCGTGGGAATGAGACTAAAAGAAGGGATAATCGGTCTTGCCGACAACCTCATAATAACGGGAAACGAAGCCATACGGGCAAAGAAAGTCACTACCCACAGGACCGGGGATAAATCGTTTTTCCTTATGACCTCGGGACTTCGCTCCGCGAGAGACAAGACTATTACCTATCTTGACGAGTCCCTTGAGCACTCCCAGGAATCCCTTGACCGCCTCTACAAGGCAGTGAACATTTTCTCAAGGGAGCTTCGGAGGGTGAAAGAGGAAGACGGTGAGGCTCTTTCCAAATCGGGGTTTACCTTCAACATGTACTCCATAATAGGAGGGCAGTTCGAAAACGACCCCGAGCCCCAGCTTTTTCTCGTCTATCCCCAAGGAAACTGGATCAACGTGGGAACCACCTCTCCCTATGTTATAATAGGCGAGTCGAAATACGGAAAACCGATAATAAAAAGAACCCTTACCTACGACACCAGCCTCGATGTCGCGCTTCGCATCGCATACCTTGCGTTTGATTCAAGCCGCATAAACGCCATAGACGTCGATTTTCCGATAGACATCGTAGTCTACAGAAGCAATTCATTTTCCCTCGAGCAGTACAGGTTCAACGAAAACGAACTGGCAGATATATCCGATTGGTGGCAAGAGAGGCTCAGAAAATCGGCCGAGGAAATGCCCGCCGAATGGGTAAGAAAAATTCTTAACAAAAGCCCGAAAAGTGCTGCTTAG